In a single window of the Veillonella sp. genome:
- a CDS encoding NADP-dependent malic enzyme, whose amino-acid sequence MDVRELAVQKKRELKGFLTVGTKYELKDAHDLSVAYTPGVAEPCLRIKDNEAESFELTCRSNMVAVVSDGTRVLGLGDIGAAAALPVMEGKSLLFKKFGDVDCIPLVVDTKDADTLINTVKLLQKNFAGINLEDISSPKCYEIENRLKEELEIPVFHDDQHGTAIACLAGVKGALRLVKKDLATAKIVVNGAGAAGANIARLLYLAGARDITLLVSSGVLHKDYKRLDSLQSELIDLLKLEEKHGNLAENAKGADILLGVSAAGVFTKEILENLADDAIVFAMANPNPEATYADMKAAGVRIAGTGRSDAPNQINNVAVFPGVFRGAIDVRATKITDEMKLAAADALAHLIPDSELNEENIMPSVFDPRVAPAVAKAVADVAVKQGIAKKPQVVEDGSYEG is encoded by the coding sequence ATGGACGTACGTGAATTAGCTGTACAAAAAAAACGTGAATTAAAAGGTTTCCTTACTGTAGGAACTAAATATGAATTAAAAGACGCTCATGATTTATCTGTAGCTTACACACCAGGTGTAGCAGAACCATGCTTGCGTATTAAAGATAATGAAGCAGAATCCTTCGAATTAACTTGCCGTTCTAACATGGTTGCCGTTGTATCCGACGGTACTCGTGTACTTGGCCTTGGCGATATCGGCGCTGCAGCAGCATTGCCTGTAATGGAAGGTAAATCCTTATTGTTCAAAAAATTCGGCGATGTAGACTGCATTCCATTGGTTGTAGATACAAAAGATGCTGATACTTTGATCAACACTGTAAAATTATTGCAAAAAAACTTTGCTGGCATTAACTTGGAAGATATTTCTTCTCCTAAATGCTATGAAATCGAAAACCGTTTGAAAGAAGAGTTGGAAATCCCTGTATTCCATGATGACCAACACGGTACAGCTATCGCTTGTTTAGCTGGTGTTAAAGGTGCTCTTCGCCTTGTTAAAAAAGACTTAGCAACAGCTAAAATCGTTGTAAACGGTGCTGGTGCTGCTGGTGCAAACATCGCTCGTTTGTTATACCTTGCAGGCGCTCGTGATATTACATTGTTAGTATCCTCTGGCGTATTGCACAAAGACTACAAACGTCTTGATTCCTTGCAATCCGAATTGATCGACTTGCTTAAACTTGAAGAAAAACATGGCAACTTGGCTGAAAACGCTAAAGGCGCTGACATTCTTCTTGGCGTATCTGCAGCAGGTGTATTCACAAAAGAAATTTTGGAAAACTTGGCTGACGATGCTATCGTATTCGCAATGGCTAACCCTAACCCAGAAGCAACATATGCTGACATGAAAGCAGCTGGCGTTCGTATCGCTGGTACTGGTCGTTCCGATGCTCCTAACCAAATCAACAACGTAGCAGTATTCCCTGGCGTCTTCCGCGGTGCTATCGATGTTCGTGCAACTAAAATCACTGATGAAATGAAATTGGCTGCAGCTGACGCATTGGCTCACTTGATTCCAGATAGCGAATTGAACGAAGAAAACATCATGCCATCCGTATTCGATCCTCGTGTAGCTCCAGCTGTTGCAAAAGCAGTTGCTGATGTTGCTGTAAAACAAGGCATCGCTAAAAAACCTCAAGTAGTTGAAGACGGAAGCTACGAAGGTTAA
- the speD gene encoding adenosylmethionine decarboxylase, translating into MDTPVKAKPKMKLYGFNNLTKTLSFNIYDICYTRTEEEKKQYIQYIDEVYNADRLTAILTEVSHIIGANILNVAKQDYDPQGASVTILISEEEIEKEDVVMHLDKSHLTVHTYPESHPHKGISTFRADIEVSTCGQISPLKALNYLIQSFDSDILTLDYHVRGFTRDVSGKKIYIDHRINSIQNYINAKTRNMYNMIDVNVYQENIFHTKMMLKEFDLDNYLFGITEAELSEREIKQIKHQLKQEMMEIFYGRNLPSVKA; encoded by the coding sequence ATGGATACACCAGTTAAAGCAAAGCCTAAAATGAAATTATATGGTTTTAATAATCTCACAAAGACATTGAGTTTTAATATTTATGATATTTGTTATACTCGTACAGAAGAAGAGAAAAAACAATACATTCAGTACATTGATGAAGTATACAATGCAGATCGTTTAACAGCGATCTTAACAGAGGTTAGCCATATTATTGGTGCCAACATCCTTAACGTAGCGAAACAAGACTATGATCCACAAGGTGCATCTGTAACGATTTTGATTTCTGAAGAGGAAATTGAAAAAGAAGATGTCGTAATGCATCTTGATAAATCTCACCTTACTGTACATACCTATCCTGAAAGCCATCCACATAAAGGGATTAGTACATTCCGTGCAGATATTGAAGTGTCCACATGTGGTCAAATCTCTCCACTTAAAGCACTTAACTATTTAATTCAAAGCTTTGACTCCGATATCCTTACATTGGACTACCATGTACGTGGCTTTACGCGTGATGTATCTGGTAAGAAAATCTATATCGATCATCGTATCAACTCTATCCAAAACTACATCAATGCAAAAACTCGCAACATGTACAACATGATTGATGTGAACGTGTACCAAGAAAATATTTTCCATACAAAAATGATGCTAAAAGAGTTTGATTTAGATAATTACCTATTTGGTATTACTGAAGCTGAATTGAGCGAACGAGAAATCAAACAAATTAAACATCAATTAAAGCAAGAAATGATGGAAATTTTCTATGGCCGTAACTTACCATCCGTAAAAGCATAA